GTAGCTGGGTTAAGAATGAGAGTTGGTAAGAAACTAAGAAAGCTGAGGAAGAACAATACTTGTGTTTGCACCACTCTTATCTCTCGTTTCCTCAAACTGTTTAAACGATTTTggtcatcttctccttcttctccaaCAATCTCTGATCTTTCTCCTTTATTCTCTCTTCAAGATTGATGAtttggattt
This genomic stretch from Brassica napus cultivar Da-Ae chromosome C9, Da-Ae, whole genome shotgun sequence harbors:
- the LOC125592566 gene encoding uncharacterized protein LOC125592566, yielding MALMMKNNPYEYTKMEKEDAQDLSHTRAQFLIQKVLERADQKTRQQQRRKRSSGPLIMIRVAGLRMRVGKKLRKLRKNNTCVCTTLISRFLKLFKRFWSSSPSSPTISDLSPLFSLQD